The DNA segment ACCAGAAGACGCTCGCCGCGCTCGCGCTCGCGTACGGCCAGAACGAGAAGGTGCGAGAGAAGATCGACAAGACACTCGGCCCGGGAGCCTCCGAAGCCGTCGAGGGCCTGCTCGGGAACATCCTGGGCGGGAAGAAGAAATAGCCGATTCGAGCTTCTTCACGGTGCGACTCGCGGGCGATTCGGTCGAGCTTCTCGATCAGCGCCTGCTCCCCGCGGAGGAGCGCTACCTGCGGCTGGACAGCGCGGACGAGATCGCCCGCGCGATCGAGGACATGGCCGTGCGCGGCGCGCCCGCGATCGGAGTCACCGCCGCGATGGCGATCGCGGTCGAGCTCGCGCGCGCACCCGACGCCGCGATTCGCGAGGCGCTCGAGCGCGCGTGCGCTCGGCTCGCGCGCACGCGCCCGACCGCCGTCAACCTGGCCTGGGCGCTCGAGCGCATGGCGCGCGAGCTCGGCGCGCGGATCGCCGCGGGCGCGACTGCGCCCGAGCTCCGCGCGACTGCGCGCGAGCTCGCGCAGCGGATCCACGACGAGGACGTCGCGAGCTGCCGCGCGATCGGCGACGCGGGCGCCGCGCTGCTGCCGCCCGGTGCGCGCGTGCTCACGCACTGCAACGCCGGGGCGCTCGCGACCGCGGGCTACGGGACCGCGCTCGGCGTGATCCGCAGCGCGATGCGGATGGGACGGCTCTCGCTGGTTCTGGCGCAGGAGACGCGCCCGTTCCTGCAAGGCGCGCGGCTCACGAGCTGGGAGCTGTTGCGCGACGGAATCCCGGTCCGGCTCCTGACCGACGCGATGGGCGGCGCGCTGATGGCGCGCGGCGAGATCGACGCGGTCGTCGTCGGCGCGGATCGGATCGCGGCCAACGGCGACGTCGCGAACAAGATCGGTACGTACTCGTTGGCGGTTCTGGCGCAGGCGCATCGCCTGCCCTTCTATGTCGCAGCGCCGCTGTCGACGGTGGATCTGGCCACGCCGAGCGGGCGCGAGATTCCGATCGAGCAGCGCAGCTCCGACGAGGTCACGCAGATCGGCGGGAGGCGGATCGCGCCCGAGGGCGTGATCGCGCTGCACCCCGCCTTCGACGTGACGCCCGCCACACTCGTGACCGCGATCGTCACGGAGCGCGGCGCTCTGAGGCCCCCGTTCGGCCCGGGCCTGGCGGCTCAACGGCGCGCCGCCGAAGGCCGATGACTCGAATGCAACCGGACCGGTCATCCGAGGAGCCCGTCGCCTTTGGAAGTGCTGATCGTCGAGGACAACCGCGCGCTCGCCCGTTCGCTCGGGCAGGTGTTGGAGCAGGCCGGCTACCAGTGCCGGCAGGTTCACGACGGGATCGCGGCGCTCGAAGCCGTTGGGAAGGCCGCGCCTGATCTGATCCTGATCGATCTGCTTCTGCCGAAGAAGGACGGCCAGAGCGTGATCGCGACGCTGGGCGCGGCCGAGGCGACGCGCTCGATCCCGATCATCGCGATGAGCGGCGTCTTCCGAGGCGCCGATCCCGCGAAGAGCGTCATCGCCGCCGGCGCCAAGGCGTTTCTCGAGAAGCCGTTCGAGACGACCGAGCTCCTCGACCGGGTCTCGCGGCTGATCGGCCGGCCCATGACGACCAAGAGCGAAGCGCCGCGCGACGCGGTCGATCTGGCGAAGACGCCGGCGATCGAGGTGCTCTGGAGCGCGATGCAGCTGCGAGCCAGCGGCGCGGTCCACTTCGAGCTCGGAAAGCGGCACAAGGTCGTCGTGCTCGACGCCGGCCGCCCGTTTGCCGTGCGCTCGAACCTGGCGCGGGAGTCGCTCGGCCGGCGGCTGCGCGAGTCCGGACTGATCGACGAGCAGGTCTTCGAGGCGGCGCTGCGACAGTCCAAGGCCACCGGCAAGCGCCAGGGCGAGATCCTGATCCAGATGGGCGCGATCGGCGAGCGCGAGCTCGCGGCCGCGCTCGAGGCGCAGGCCGGCGACAAGCTGCTCGAGATCTTCAGCTGGGGCGAAGGCCGCTCGTGG comes from the Deltaproteobacteria bacterium genome and includes:
- the mtnA gene encoding S-methyl-5-thioribose-1-phosphate isomerase; this encodes MADSSFFTVRLAGDSVELLDQRLLPAEERYLRLDSADEIARAIEDMAVRGAPAIGVTAAMAIAVELARAPDAAIREALERACARLARTRPTAVNLAWALERMARELGARIAAGATAPELRATARELAQRIHDEDVASCRAIGDAGAALLPPGARVLTHCNAGALATAGYGTALGVIRSAMRMGRLSLVLAQETRPFLQGARLTSWELLRDGIPVRLLTDAMGGALMARGEIDAVVVGADRIAANGDVANKIGTYSLAVLAQAHRLPFYVAAPLSTVDLATPSGREIPIEQRSSDEVTQIGGRRIAPEGVIALHPAFDVTPATLVTAIVTERGALRPPFGPGLAAQRRAAEGR